The Chryseobacterium nakagawai genome has a segment encoding these proteins:
- the secG gene encoding preprotein translocase subunit SecG, with translation MDTIFTLLMVLIMIASILLVIVVMAQNPKGGGLSSTFGGASSAQFGVQRTNDFMEKATWTLGGTIIVLILISVVVTGKPSQVAPAQQPVKKEAPAKQSAPASSTTTAPVSAPVAPAK, from the coding sequence ATGGATACTATATTTACACTATTGATGGTTCTTATTATGATTGCTAGTATTTTATTAGTGATCGTTGTTATGGCTCAAAACCCAAAAGGTGGAGGTCTTTCCAGTACGTTCGGAGGGGCATCTTCTGCTCAGTTTGGAGTACAGAGAACCAATGATTTCATGGAAAAAGCAACATGGACTCTAGGCGGAACTATCATCGTTCTTATCCTTATAAGCGTTGTCGTTACTGGTAAACCGTCACAAGTGGCTCCAGCTCAACAACCTGTTAAAAAAGAAGCTCCGGCAAAACAATCTGCTCCTGCTTCTTCAACAACAACCGCTCCGGTATCAGCACCAGTTGCACCGGCTAAATAA
- a CDS encoding M16 family metallopeptidase: protein MKKQFTYIAAAFLFAGMLSAQKIDLNAMPKPGPTPVVNIAKPKTFQLSNGLTIMVVENNKLPRVNTTLTMDRPPYYEGNITGVSQIMADQLDNGTTNLSKDEFNKKVDFLGASLSFSSNGASSNSLSKYFPEVLGLMADAIVNPKFSAEELQNAKERTIEGLKADEKNASSIAERVSNALMYGKNTSRGEFETIESINKIQLADIQNIYNKYYAPENAYLVVVGDVKFDQIKPLIEKAFGNWKKSNTKFAALEPASNVSKTEINVVDVPSAVQSVLQVGNLNTLKMKDSNYFPATIANYILGGGGEARLFMNLREKNGFTYGAYSSMQPSKYSPNFSAETSVRNEVTDKAIKELMYELNAISTVKPEELENAKARLKGAFIMSLEKPGIIAKFALDQKVQDLPADFYTNYLKSIDKVTATDVSNAVKATILPNQSRIFVAGKASDISEGLEKLGYPVKYFDKEANPVSKPTTQKVDASVTIGSVADKYINAIGGLAAVQKVTSITADATTKVQGMDMNMKLIQGKGGKMMMEMKMMGNTLQKIVFDGKDGYAEAQGQKMPLNDKQKASMTEPELFPELTFAKSTELKLAGIEKYNNEDSYVVKGPKQTYYYSVKTGLKTGEIKVGEGGSMPTNFADYKEVSGVKLPFTIIQNMGGMEINLAVQSYQLNQAKESDFK, encoded by the coding sequence ATGAAAAAGCAATTCACTTATATAGCAGCGGCATTTTTATTTGCAGGAATGCTCTCTGCCCAAAAAATTGACCTTAATGCAATGCCAAAACCAGGACCTACACCTGTTGTAAACATTGCTAAACCAAAAACTTTTCAGCTAAGCAACGGACTTACTATAATGGTGGTTGAAAACAACAAACTACCAAGGGTAAATACGACTCTTACCATGGACAGACCTCCTTATTATGAAGGAAATATAACTGGAGTAAGCCAAATTATGGCAGACCAGCTTGATAATGGAACCACGAATCTAAGCAAGGATGAGTTTAATAAGAAAGTTGACTTTTTAGGAGCTAGCTTAAGCTTTTCCTCTAATGGAGCATCTTCCAACTCACTTTCAAAATATTTCCCTGAAGTATTGGGATTAATGGCCGATGCCATCGTGAATCCAAAATTCTCAGCCGAAGAGCTTCAAAATGCAAAAGAAAGAACCATTGAAGGCTTAAAAGCTGATGAGAAAAATGCGTCCTCTATTGCTGAAAGAGTCTCCAATGCTTTGATGTATGGAAAAAATACGTCAAGAGGAGAATTTGAAACTATTGAATCTATCAATAAAATTCAGCTGGCAGATATTCAGAATATTTATAATAAATACTATGCTCCGGAAAATGCTTATTTAGTGGTAGTTGGAGATGTAAAATTCGATCAGATCAAACCTTTGATTGAAAAAGCCTTTGGAAACTGGAAAAAGTCAAATACGAAATTTGCAGCATTAGAGCCGGCTTCCAATGTTTCCAAAACAGAGATCAATGTGGTAGATGTGCCTTCTGCAGTACAATCTGTATTACAAGTAGGTAATCTGAATACTCTTAAAATGAAAGATTCAAACTACTTCCCCGCTACTATCGCCAACTATATTTTAGGTGGTGGTGGTGAAGCCAGGCTTTTTATGAACCTTAGAGAGAAAAATGGATTTACTTATGGTGCTTATTCCAGTATGCAGCCTAGTAAATATTCTCCTAATTTTTCTGCTGAAACGAGTGTAAGAAATGAGGTTACGGATAAAGCTATTAAGGAATTAATGTATGAACTTAATGCTATTTCTACTGTAAAACCTGAAGAACTTGAAAACGCTAAAGCAAGACTAAAAGGTGCTTTCATTATGTCTCTCGAAAAACCGGGAATCATTGCCAAGTTTGCATTGGATCAAAAGGTTCAGGATCTTCCGGCAGATTTTTATACCAACTATTTAAAATCTATTGACAAAGTAACCGCTACAGATGTATCTAATGCTGTAAAAGCAACAATACTTCCAAATCAGAGCAGAATTTTCGTTGCTGGAAAAGCATCTGATATTTCTGAAGGACTTGAAAAATTAGGCTATCCGGTAAAATATTTTGATAAAGAAGCCAATCCGGTATCAAAACCAACAACACAGAAAGTTGATGCTAGTGTAACCATTGGTTCTGTAGCCGATAAATACATCAATGCAATTGGAGGCTTAGCAGCTGTTCAAAAAGTAACTTCCATTACTGCCGATGCAACAACTAAAGTTCAGGGAATGGATATGAACATGAAGCTGATCCAAGGGAAAGGTGGAAAAATGATGATGGAAATGAAAATGATGGGCAATACCCTTCAGAAAATCGTTTTTGATGGTAAAGATGGATATGCTGAAGCACAGGGACAAAAAATGCCTTTGAATGATAAACAAAAAGCTTCTATGACAGAACCGGAACTTTTCCCGGAGCTTACTTTCGCTAAATCAACAGAATTGAAATTGGCAGGAATCGAAAAGTATAATAATGAAGATTCTTATGTGGTAAAAGGACCGAAGCAAACCTATTATTACAGTGTAAAAACCGGTTTAAAAACGGGTGAGATAAAAGTTGGAGAAGGAGGTTCTATGCCTACAAACTTTGCTGATTATAAAGAAGTATCAGGAGTGAAACTTCCATTCACTATTATTCAGAATATGGGTGGAATGGAAATCAACCTGGCTGTACAGTCTTATCAGCTTAATCAGGCCAAGGAATCTGATTTTAAATAA
- a CDS encoding M16 family metallopeptidase yields the protein MKKRLLSAAAVAFFGLMLNAQQIKFEEYDLPNGLHVILHQDNSAPVVTTGVMYHVGAKDEVKGRTGFAHFFEHLLFEGTPNIKRGDWFKIVSSNGGDNNANTTNDRTYYYETFPSNNEQLGLWMEAERMRHAVINQVGVDTQREVVKEEKRLRMDNQPYGNLFSTIQKNLFTNHPYNWPTIGSMEDLNAAKLEEFQAFYKKFYIPNNATLVVAGDIKPEQTKKWIEEYYGGIPKGTLSSKDFPKDAPITQEKEVTATDPNIQLPAYVFAYRTPANKEKDAYVLDMLSSYLSNGKSSVLYKKLVDQEKKALQVAAFNQGLEDYSIFAFFAIPMGQTSKQTLQTDIDAEIKKLQTTLISDEDYQKIQNQFENQFVNQNSSIQGIAASLATNHVLMGNTNLINKEIDIYRSITKQDIQNAAKKYLNANQRIIINYVPEKK from the coding sequence ATGAAAAAGCGACTTCTTTCGGCTGCTGCCGTAGCTTTCTTCGGGCTCATGCTGAATGCACAGCAAATCAAATTCGAAGAGTATGACCTTCCCAATGGTCTTCATGTAATTCTTCATCAGGATAATTCAGCTCCGGTAGTCACTACAGGTGTGATGTATCATGTAGGAGCAAAAGATGAAGTAAAAGGAAGAACCGGCTTTGCCCACTTCTTTGAACACCTTTTATTCGAAGGAACTCCAAACATTAAAAGAGGAGATTGGTTTAAGATCGTTTCTTCAAACGGAGGAGACAACAATGCCAATACAACCAACGACAGAACCTATTATTATGAAACCTTCCCATCCAACAATGAACAACTTGGACTTTGGATGGAAGCTGAAAGAATGCGCCATGCCGTTATCAACCAAGTGGGAGTAGATACCCAAAGAGAAGTGGTAAAAGAGGAGAAAAGATTAAGAATGGATAACCAGCCATATGGAAATCTCTTTTCAACAATCCAAAAAAATCTATTTACGAACCACCCTTATAACTGGCCAACTATTGGTTCCATGGAAGACTTAAATGCGGCTAAACTTGAAGAATTCCAGGCCTTCTATAAAAAATTCTATATTCCAAACAATGCAACTCTTGTGGTAGCAGGAGACATAAAACCTGAGCAAACCAAGAAATGGATTGAAGAGTATTACGGAGGTATTCCAAAGGGAACCCTTTCCTCTAAAGACTTTCCTAAAGATGCTCCTATCACTCAGGAGAAAGAAGTTACTGCTACCGACCCTAACATTCAGCTTCCGGCTTATGTTTTCGCTTACAGAACGCCAGCCAATAAAGAAAAAGATGCCTATGTTTTAGATATGCTTTCTTCTTATTTAAGCAATGGAAAATCTTCTGTTTTATACAAGAAATTAGTTGACCAGGAGAAAAAAGCACTTCAGGTAGCAGCGTTTAATCAAGGGCTTGAAGATTACAGTATTTTTGCATTCTTTGCTATTCCAATGGGGCAAACGTCTAAGCAGACTTTACAGACTGATATTGATGCTGAGATTAAAAAACTTCAGACTACTTTAATTTCTGATGAAGATTATCAGAAAATTCAGAATCAGTTTGAAAATCAGTTTGTGAATCAGAATTCAAGCATTCAGGGAATTGCTGCATCTTTAGCTACAAACCATGTATTAATGGGAAACACAAACCTTATCAATAAGGAAATCGATATCTACAGATCAATCACTAAACAGGATATCCAAAATGCAGCTAAAAAGTATCTGAATGCCAACCAAAGAATCATCATCAATTACGTTCCTGAGAAAAAATAA
- a CDS encoding ATP-dependent helicase, producing the protein MDYLKGLNESQYEAVTSLQGPLMVLAGAGSGKTRVLTMRIAHLIYNGIDPFNILALTFTNKAAREMKDRIAKVVGDSNARSLWMGTFHSVFARILRIEGHNLGYPSNFTIYDQQDALNVIKKVLKDMNIDADLYKPKKVQARISTYKNNLITVKAYFNNPELMEADEKANMKFIGQIYQKYVEACFRNGSMDFDDLLLKTNELLTRFPEVLAKYQDRFRYIMVDEYQDTNHSQYLIVKALASKFENICVVGDDAQSIYSFRGANIYNILNFKKDYPDAITVSLEQNYRSTQNIVNAANVVIAKNLQQFKKNVFSDNEEGDKIKIYRSLSDADEANFVAGNIWELRNRDQRKYSDFAILYRTNSQTRAFEDALRRKNIPYKVYGGLSFYQRKEVKDLIGYLRLLINENDSEALMRIINYPARGIGETTQNKLIVFADAQNLSVSKVLDSLPMYAPQLGLNNGVLNKLNDFWSMIKAFQVLLKTETAYSVAMEVAKRSGLIKFLKDDQTPEGISRVENVQELMNSMQGFIEEQIQLEDGDPSLSNFLENIALSADTQDKESEDDMVSLMTIHLSKGLEFPVVHLVGLEENLFPSFMSSATREDLEEERRLFYVALTRAEKQVFFSYAVSRFQWGKITDAEPSRFLSEIDDEYIEFLNPAMEKRFINNSGVKSNIFDEHPSELKSFKKVEKKTLNRSEDNSKPAQEVRKLKPVSTAKIINPSGASSQDIEVGDKVRHDRFGVGEVTFLDGTDPQNIKAKVVFMHEGEKNLILKYAKLIKI; encoded by the coding sequence ATGGATTATCTGAAAGGACTCAATGAATCACAATATGAAGCCGTTACCTCTTTACAAGGACCTTTGATGGTGCTTGCAGGGGCTGGTTCTGGTAAAACACGTGTGCTTACGATGCGTATTGCTCACCTTATCTATAATGGAATAGATCCTTTCAACATCCTTGCCCTTACCTTTACGAATAAAGCGGCCCGTGAAATGAAAGACCGTATCGCAAAGGTAGTAGGAGACAGCAATGCAAGAAGCCTTTGGATGGGAACTTTTCACTCCGTTTTTGCCAGAATTTTAAGGATTGAAGGGCATAATCTTGGGTATCCTTCCAACTTTACCATTTACGATCAGCAGGATGCGCTGAATGTGATTAAAAAAGTATTGAAGGATATGAATATCGATGCAGATCTTTATAAACCCAAAAAAGTTCAGGCAAGAATTTCTACTTATAAAAACAACCTGATTACAGTAAAAGCTTATTTCAACAATCCGGAACTGATGGAAGCTGATGAAAAAGCAAATATGAAATTTATCGGGCAGATTTATCAAAAATATGTTGAAGCCTGTTTCAGAAATGGGTCAATGGATTTTGATGACCTGTTATTAAAGACCAATGAGTTATTGACCCGTTTTCCGGAAGTTTTAGCCAAATATCAGGATAGATTCAGATATATCATGGTAGATGAGTACCAGGATACTAACCACTCCCAGTATCTTATTGTGAAAGCACTGGCTTCTAAATTTGAAAATATCTGTGTGGTAGGGGATGATGCCCAGTCTATTTACTCTTTCCGTGGAGCCAATATTTATAATATCCTGAATTTTAAAAAGGATTACCCGGATGCCATCACGGTATCTTTGGAACAAAACTACCGTTCCACACAAAACATTGTAAATGCAGCGAATGTTGTTATTGCTAAAAACTTACAGCAGTTTAAGAAAAATGTTTTCAGTGATAACGAGGAAGGAGATAAAATTAAAATATACCGTTCCCTTTCTGATGCTGATGAAGCGAACTTTGTAGCTGGAAATATCTGGGAGCTTCGTAACCGTGATCAGAGAAAGTATAGCGATTTTGCTATTTTATACAGAACCAATTCTCAGACCAGAGCATTTGAAGATGCACTGAGACGTAAAAATATCCCATACAAGGTGTATGGAGGACTTTCATTTTACCAAAGAAAGGAGGTTAAAGATTTAATAGGGTATCTACGTCTTTTAATCAATGAAAATGATTCAGAGGCATTGATGAGAATTATTAACTATCCGGCTAGAGGAATTGGAGAAACTACGCAGAACAAATTGATCGTTTTTGCAGACGCTCAAAACCTTTCTGTTTCAAAAGTGCTGGATAGTCTGCCTATGTATGCTCCTCAATTAGGACTTAATAATGGAGTTTTAAATAAGCTGAATGATTTCTGGTCAATGATTAAAGCATTCCAGGTATTATTAAAGACAGAAACGGCTTACAGCGTGGCTATGGAAGTAGCTAAACGAAGTGGATTAATTAAGTTTTTAAAAGATGACCAAACTCCTGAAGGGATATCAAGAGTAGAAAACGTTCAGGAATTGATGAACTCAATGCAAGGGTTTATCGAAGAACAAATACAGCTGGAAGACGGAGACCCGAGCCTTTCTAATTTCCTTGAGAATATTGCACTTTCTGCAGATACTCAGGATAAGGAATCAGAAGATGATATGGTTTCTTTAATGACCATTCACCTTTCCAAAGGTTTAGAGTTCCCTGTTGTACACTTGGTAGGGCTTGAAGAAAATCTTTTCCCAAGTTTCATGAGCTCGGCAACCAGAGAAGATCTTGAAGAAGAAAGAAGATTGTTTTATGTAGCATTAACCAGAGCTGAAAAACAAGTATTCTTCTCTTATGCAGTTTCCCGTTTCCAGTGGGGAAAAATAACAGATGCAGAACCCTCAAGATTCTTAAGTGAAATTGATGATGAGTATATAGAATTCCTTAATCCGGCTATGGAAAAAAGATTTATCAATAATTCTGGAGTAAAATCCAATATTTTTGATGAACATCCATCTGAATTAAAATCTTTCAAAAAGGTAGAGAAAAAGACACTTAATAGAAGTGAAGATAATTCAAAACCTGCTCAGGAAGTAAGAAAATTGAAACCGGTAAGCACTGCCAAAATCATCAATCCAAGTGGAGCTTCCTCTCAGGATATTGAAGTGGGAGATAAAGTGAGACACGATCGTTTCGGCGTTGGGGAAGTTACTTTCCTGGATGGGACAGATCCTCAGAATATCAAAGCAAAAGTTGTATTCATGCATGAAGGAGAGAAGAACCTGATTCTGAAATATGCTAAACTTATTAAGATTTAA
- a CDS encoding TonB-dependent receptor plug domain-containing protein: MRNKKTILSASVLFFLGVFTYGQEKDNITTKKDTASTNKVEEVVILGSRAGARSKADSPVPVDVFNLKEASVVLPQSSIGQILNAIAPSFTSTVQTNSDGTDHLDPAQLRGLGPDQVLVLVNGKRRHTSALVNVNGTPGRGTVGTDLNAIPSFALNRIEVLRDGAAAQYGSDAIAGVMNLELKRDTGKLAGQISYGGNLTPAANDHTGNFDGQNIQLDLNYGNKIGTKGGFFNITWSSQFRNPTYRAGTENAPIYNAYNAIEQRALKNGVNLSSLFTDIGNTPNSQQIVNYIHQYAPEVSYFSQDLQTAIQGANSISALQKVLSDPNRFTTNYLNYITDQELAYRGQTRKDFNMQVGQSKLNNHQLFINAEVPVSDNWKVYTFGGYSLRHGVSGGFYRRPRESRTFTGLYPSGYLPQIGTDIQDISLAAGIKGKWEGWNIDFSNTFGQNSFTYNIRNTGNTSLRFASPNEFDAGGLRFTQNTINLDFSKKYDVLEGLNVAFGGEHRFENFKMTAGEEASYTTYDVLGNPWNNTTSRPTDFFGASLPGGSQVFSGFKPENAVNKNRQSLAAYADVELNFTNWLLVDAAARYENYSDFGSTFNYKLASRIKVAPNFNVRFAGSTGFRAPSIHQIYYNVTSTLFTGGQLLEVGTYSNDSRLAGQLNIPKLKQETSKSASVGFTYKIPSVNLTFTADGYFTKIDNRIILTDQFLRKDVPTDAQIEFDKLNVNAAQFFTNAIDTETKGLDIVISHNARFSGIKLDNNFAINLNQTKQVGEIHSAGLLKSPALEKVYFSEKSRIYLEEAVPRVKASLSHTLTWKGASFYLRNTYFGKVTGADVLDANGDGIIGFNEHQTIGDKIITDMSAAYQFTKNIGLTVGVNNLFDIYPTKNLPASSNNDQFIYSRSTSQFGQNGRYVFTRLNFNF, translated from the coding sequence ATGAGAAATAAAAAAACTATTCTTTCCGCTTCTGTTCTATTCTTTCTAGGAGTTTTCACCTATGGGCAAGAGAAAGACAATATTACAACAAAAAAAGACACTGCCTCAACCAATAAAGTAGAAGAAGTTGTTATCCTTGGATCCAGAGCAGGAGCAAGATCAAAAGCAGACAGTCCGGTACCAGTAGATGTATTCAACCTGAAGGAAGCTTCAGTTGTACTTCCCCAGTCAAGTATCGGGCAAATTCTAAATGCCATTGCACCCTCTTTTACCTCTACTGTTCAAACCAATTCGGATGGAACAGATCATTTGGATCCTGCCCAGTTGAGAGGATTGGGACCGGATCAGGTATTGGTATTGGTCAACGGAAAAAGAAGACACACTTCTGCACTGGTCAATGTAAACGGAACACCGGGAAGAGGAACTGTAGGAACCGACCTAAATGCTATTCCTTCTTTTGCTTTAAATAGAATAGAAGTTTTAAGAGATGGAGCGGCCGCACAATATGGTTCTGATGCGATTGCCGGAGTGATGAACCTTGAATTAAAAAGAGATACAGGAAAATTAGCAGGTCAGATTAGCTATGGCGGAAACTTAACGCCTGCAGCGAACGATCATACCGGAAATTTTGACGGACAGAATATTCAGCTTGACCTGAACTATGGAAATAAAATAGGAACCAAAGGTGGTTTTTTCAATATTACCTGGTCTTCACAGTTTAGAAACCCTACGTACAGGGCAGGAACAGAAAATGCACCTATTTATAATGCTTATAATGCTATTGAACAGCGTGCTCTGAAAAATGGAGTCAATCTTTCTTCTCTTTTTACTGATATTGGAAATACTCCAAATTCTCAGCAAATTGTAAACTATATTCACCAATATGCACCAGAAGTAAGTTATTTTTCTCAGGATTTACAAACTGCTATACAGGGAGCTAATTCTATTTCCGCTTTACAGAAAGTTTTGTCGGATCCTAACAGGTTTACGACCAATTATTTGAATTATATCACCGATCAGGAACTTGCTTACAGAGGGCAGACGAGAAAAGATTTCAACATGCAGGTAGGGCAGTCTAAACTTAATAATCACCAGCTTTTTATCAATGCTGAGGTACCTGTAAGTGATAACTGGAAGGTGTATACTTTTGGAGGATACAGTTTAAGGCATGGAGTTTCCGGAGGATTTTACAGAAGACCGAGGGAAAGCAGAACTTTTACAGGCTTATATCCAAGCGGTTACCTGCCACAGATAGGAACCGATATTCAGGATATTTCATTAGCAGCAGGAATTAAAGGAAAATGGGAAGGATGGAATATTGATTTCAGCAATACCTTTGGACAAAACTCCTTTACCTACAATATCAGAAATACCGGAAACACTTCTTTAAGATTTGCTTCTCCTAATGAGTTTGATGCAGGAGGATTAAGGTTTACCCAAAATACCATCAATTTAGATTTCTCTAAAAAATATGATGTTCTGGAGGGATTGAATGTAGCATTTGGAGGGGAGCACCGTTTTGAGAATTTTAAAATGACTGCTGGTGAAGAAGCATCATATACTACCTATGATGTTTTAGGAAATCCATGGAATAATACTACATCAAGGCCTACAGACTTTTTTGGAGCTTCTTTGCCAGGAGGTTCACAAGTATTCAGTGGTTTCAAACCTGAAAATGCGGTGAATAAGAATAGACAGTCGTTGGCAGCGTATGCAGATGTAGAGTTAAACTTTACCAACTGGCTTTTAGTGGATGCAGCAGCGAGATATGAGAATTATTCGGATTTTGGATCTACTTTTAATTATAAATTAGCTTCAAGAATCAAAGTAGCTCCTAATTTTAATGTGAGATTTGCAGGGTCTACAGGATTTAGGGCTCCGTCTATACACCAGATTTACTATAATGTAACTTCTACCTTATTTACAGGAGGACAGCTTCTGGAAGTAGGAACATACAGCAATGATTCCCGATTAGCAGGACAATTGAATATCCCAAAACTTAAACAGGAAACCTCAAAGTCAGCAAGTGTAGGATTTACGTATAAAATTCCATCAGTGAATTTGACATTCACAGCGGACGGATATTTTACTAAAATTGATAACAGAATCATTCTTACCGATCAGTTTTTAAGAAAAGATGTGCCTACCGATGCTCAAATAGAATTTGATAAATTAAATGTAAATGCAGCTCAGTTTTTCACCAATGCAATCGATACGGAAACAAAAGGGTTGGATATTGTTATTTCCCATAACGCAAGATTTTCAGGCATAAAACTGGACAATAATTTTGCGATCAACTTGAACCAGACCAAGCAGGTAGGTGAAATTCATTCAGCAGGGCTGTTGAAATCTCCGGCTCTTGAAAAGGTCTATTTCTCTGAAAAATCTAGAATCTATCTGGAAGAAGCAGTCCCAAGAGTAAAAGCCAGCCTTTCTCACACATTAACATGGAAAGGAGCAAGTTTCTATCTTAGAAATACTTATTTCGGAAAAGTAACAGGTGCCGATGTTCTTGATGCTAACGGAGATGGAATTATAGGATTTAATGAGCATCAAACAATAGGAGATAAGATTATCACCGATATGTCAGCAGCGTATCAGTTTACCAAAAATATCGGGTTAACGGTAGGTGTCAATAACCTGTTTGATATTTATCCTACTAAAAATTTACCGGCTTCAAGTAATAACGATCAGTTTATTTACTCGCGCTCAACTTCACAGTTTGGGCAGAATGGACGATATGTTTTCACAAGACTTAATTTCAATTTTTAA
- the tenA gene encoding thiaminase II codes for MKWSEQTWNAIEKHYQSILDMPFIKELSDGTLPQKKFRFYMAQDSLYLEHFGRTLSIIAAKITDLQDVLTFMRFAENAIVVENALHESYFKDFGLSDKGVLEPACHHYIHFLRSTAALESVEIAVAAVLPCFWIYREVGNYIYEIQNTVNNPYEKWIATYAGEEFSAAVDQAIAIGDKIAENSTEETRKKMTEAFIMASRMEFHFWEAAYELKRWK; via the coding sequence ATGAAATGGTCTGAACAAACCTGGAATGCTATAGAAAAACATTATCAATCCATCCTTGATATGCCTTTTATCAAAGAGCTTTCTGATGGTACCCTACCACAGAAAAAATTCCGTTTTTATATGGCTCAGGACTCTTTATATCTGGAGCACTTTGGAAGAACACTCTCAATCATTGCTGCAAAGATTACTGATCTTCAGGATGTACTCACTTTTATGCGTTTCGCTGAAAATGCCATTGTAGTAGAAAATGCCCTGCATGAATCTTACTTCAAAGATTTTGGTTTGAGTGATAAGGGGGTTTTAGAACCTGCTTGCCATCATTATATTCACTTTCTGAGAAGTACGGCAGCTCTGGAATCTGTGGAAATTGCAGTTGCCGCAGTTCTCCCCTGCTTCTGGATTTATCGTGAGGTTGGAAATTATATTTACGAGATTCAAAACACGGTTAACAATCCCTATGAAAAATGGATCGCCACCTATGCTGGAGAAGAGTTTTCAGCGGCAGTGGATCAGGCTATTGCTATAGGTGATAAAATAGCAGAAAATAGTACTGAAGAAACCAGAAAAAAAATGACTGAAGCTTTTATTATGGCATCCAGAATGGAATTCCACTTCTGGGAAGCTGCTTACGAATTGAAAAGATGGAAGTAA
- the thiD gene encoding bifunctional hydroxymethylpyrimidine kinase/phosphomethylpyrimidine kinase: MKKYKYPSVLTIAGFDGSGGAGIQADIKTTSALGCFSTSVLTALPVQNTQGVRKIYPIPVEAVADQIKAILDDIVPDAIKIGMVHTPQLVETIVSTLAEYPKIPIVFDPVMVATSGHRLIEEETITALTEMLFPIADVITPNMDEAAILADMKVETLEHLYTAGKKIKKLGCKTILLKGGHQETSTITSLFYDEHENFHSFETIKFDTNNTHGSGCTLSSAIAAYIAQGKSLYNAVSLGQEYIYQAIKNGIDVQTGLGNGPLNHFFNPQKLIKK, translated from the coding sequence ATGAAAAAATACAAATATCCTTCCGTATTAACTATTGCAGGTTTCGACGGAAGCGGCGGTGCTGGTATTCAGGCTGATATTAAAACAACTTCTGCTCTAGGTTGCTTTTCCACATCTGTATTAACAGCCTTGCCTGTACAAAATACGCAGGGAGTAAGAAAAATATATCCTATTCCCGTAGAGGCAGTTGCTGACCAGATCAAAGCCATTTTGGATGACATTGTTCCCGATGCAATAAAAATTGGAATGGTTCATACGCCTCAACTGGTAGAAACCATTGTTTCCACATTAGCAGAATATCCTAAAATACCTATTGTCTTTGACCCTGTAATGGTTGCCACCAGCGGACATCGTTTAATTGAAGAAGAAACCATCACAGCACTCACTGAAATGCTTTTCCCCATTGCTGATGTTATCACTCCCAATATGGATGAGGCTGCAATTCTAGCAGATATGAAAGTAGAAACTTTAGAACATTTATACACCGCCGGAAAGAAAATTAAAAAACTGGGGTGTAAAACAATTCTTCTTAAAGGTGGTCATCAGGAAACCTCAACGATTACGTCACTGTTTTATGATGAACATGAGAATTTTCATTCTTTCGAAACAATAAAATTTGACACGAACAATACTCATGGTTCCGGTTGTACACTTTCTTCAGCAATAGCAGCCTATATTGCTCAGGGAAAATCCTTATATAATGCTGTTTCACTGGGACAAGAATATATTTATCAAGCCATAAAAAACGGCATAGATGTGCAAACAGGGCTAGGAAATGGTCCTCTTAATCACTTTTTTAATCCACAAAAACTTATCAAAAAATGA